CGGGAGGTGCCCCCAGGGGCGGCTGGCCGTACGGGCCGGGCTGCTGGGCCTGGGGGTAGCCGTAGCCGGGCTGCTGCGGGGGGACACCCTGGGGAGTCTGCTGGGGGTAGCCGTACCCGGGCTGCGGGGCTCCCCCCGGGCCCTGCGGCGGCTGGCCGTAAGGGCCCGGGGGGCCGTACGGGCCGGGCTGCTGGGGATGACCGCCGTACGGGCCCGGCTGGTTGTAGCTCATTTCTGGGTTCCCCTCCAGATGCTTATGCGTTCCGAACATCCTGGCGGAAACCCACCGGTCCCATGGCACCGGGACCCACACCGTTACCGAACATTCCCGTTTCAGAACGGGACCGTGACACCTCTAAACTGTGGCCCGTGACCGAGAACACTCAGCAGCAGCCAGCCAGCACCCCCGAACTGCCGACCCAGTACGCGCCGGCCGAGGTAGAGGGGAAGCTGTACGAGCGCTGGGTAGAGCGCGGTTACTTCGAGGCGGACGCGAAGAGCGACAAGCCCCCGTACACCGTCGTCATCCCGCCGCCGAACGTCACGGGCAGCCTCCACCTGGGCCACGCCTTCGAGCACACGCTGATCGACGCCCTCACCCGCCGCAAGCGTATGCAGGGCTTCGAGACCCTGTGGCAGCCGGGCATGGACCACGCCGGCATCGCCACGCAGAACGTCGTCGAGCGCGAGCTCGCCAAGGAGGGCAAGTCCCGGCACGACCTCGGCCGCGAGGCGTTCATCGAGCGCGTCTGGCAGTGGAAGGGCGAGTCCGGCGGGCAGATCTCCGGCCAGATGAGGCGCCTCGGCGACGGCGTCGCCTGGTCCCGTGAGCGCTTCACCATGGACGAGGGCCTGTCCCAGGCGGTCCAGACCATCTTCAAGCGGCTGTACGACGACGAGCTGATCTACCGCGCCGAGCGCATCATCAACTGGTGCCCGCGCTGTCTGACCGCCATCTCCGACATCGAGGTGGAGTACCAGGACGACGACGGCGAGCTGGTCTCGATCCGGTACGGCGAGGGCGACGAGGCGATCGTCGTCGCGACCACCCGCGCCGAGACGATGCTCGGTGACACCGCCGTCGCGGTCCACCCCGAGGACGAGCGCTACAAGCACCTCGTCGGCCGCGAGATCGAGCTGCCGCTCACCGGTCGCCGCATCCCCGTCGTCGCCGACGAGCACGTCGACCCGGAGTTCGGCACCGGCGCCGTCAAGGTGACGCCCGCCCACGACCCGAACGACTTCGAGATCGGCCGGCGCCACGGCCTGCCCAACCTCGCCGTCATGGACGAGCGCGCGGTCATCACCGCGCACGGACCCTTCCAGGGCCTGGACCGCCTGGAGGCCCGTTCCGCCATCGTCGCGGCACTGCGCGCCGAGGGCCGGATCGTCGCCGAGAAGCGCCCGTACGTCCACTCCGTCGGCCACTGCTCGCGCTGCAAGACCACCATCGAGCCGCGGCTGTCCATGCAGTGGTGGGTCAAGGTCGGCCCACTGGCGAAGGCCGCCGGGGACGCCGTCCGCGACGGCAGGGTCAGGATCCACCCGCAGGAGATGGAGAAGCGGTACTTCGACTGGGTCGACAACCTCCACGACTGGTGCATCTCGCGCCAGCTGTGGTGGGGCCACCGCATCCCGGTCTGGTACGGCCCGGACGGCGAGGTCGTCTGCGTCGGCCCCGACGAGGAGCCGCCGTCCGGCGAGGGCTGGTACCAGGAGACCGACGTCCTCGACACCTGGTTCTCCTCCGGCCTGTGGCCCTTCTCCACGCTGGGCTGGCCGGAACGGACCGAGAGCCTCGCGAAGTTCTACCCGAACTCCGTCCTGGTCACCGGCTACGACATCCTCTTCTTCTGGGTGGCCCGGATGATGATGTTCGGCCTCTACGCGATGGACGGCACCCCGCCGTTCCACACCATCGCCCTGCACGGCATGGTCCGCGACCAGTTCGGCAAGAAGATGTCGAAGTCCTTCGGCAACGCGGTGAACCCGCTGGACTGGATGGACAAGTACGGCTCCGACGCGCTGCGTTTCACGCTCGCGCGCGGCGCCAACCCCGGTGTCGACGTGCCGATCGGCGAGGACTGGGTCCAGGGCTCGCGCAACTTCGCCAACAAGATCTGGAACGCGACCCGCTTCGCGCTGATGAACGGCGCCACGGTCGAGGGCCCGATGCCGGCGTCCGAGGAGATGTCGGCGACGGACCGCTGGATCCTCTCGCGGCTGAACTCCGTGGTCGCCGAGGTCGACGCGTACTACGAGGACTACCAGTTCGCGAAGCTGTCGGACACCCTCTTCCACTTCGCCTGGGACGAGGTCTTCGACTGGTACGTCGAGCTCTCCAAGACCACGTTCATGGGCGGCGGCGAGCCCGCGAAGGTCTCCGCCCGCGTTCTGGGGGAGGTCCTCGACGTGACGCTGCGCCTGCTGCACCCGGTGGTTCCGTTCGTCACCGAGACGCTGTGGACGACGCTCACGGGCGGCGAGTCGGTCGTCGTCGCCGACTGGCCGGGGGCCGTGTCCGTTCCCGGGGCCGAGGCCCCGGGCGGCTTCCGCGACGCCGCCGCCGAGCGGGAGATCGAGCTCGTCCAGCGCGTCGTCACGGAGGTCCGCCGGTTCCGCTCCGACCAGGGTCTCCAGCCCGGTCAGAAGGTCCCGGCCAGGCTGGCGGTCGACGGCACCGCCCTCGCCCCGCACGAGGGCGCGATCCGGCAGCTGCTCCGGCTGCAGCCGGAGGGCGACTCCTTCCACGCCACGGCCACGCTCCCGGTCGCGGGCGCCGAAGTCGCGCTGGACCTGTCCGGCGCGATCGACGTGGACGCGGAACGCAAGCGCCTCGCCAAGGACCTCGCCGCCGCCGAGAAGGAGAAGGCCCAGGCCACCGCGAAGCTCGGCAACGAGGCATTCCTCGCCAAGGCGCCCGACAACGTCGTGGACAAGATCCGCGGCCGGCTGGCCAAGGCCGAGGAGGACATCGAGCGCATCGGAGCACAGCTGGCGAACCTGCCGCAGGGCTGAACCGCGGCACCGGCCGAAACGCACGAGGCCCCCGGAGTCCGCCCGGCTCCGGGGGCCTCGGCGTCGGGTGCGCACCGCAGCGGACCTTGGGCGATGGGGGCGTGTCGGGTATGCGCACTGTCTCCGGCTGCACCGCGCGGCCGGGGCGAGCAGGCAGGTCCGCGGACCTGCGCGGGACGCCCGGCCCGCGCGCGGGCGCTGCGCCGGCGGGGTCGTGGCGCGGGCGTCGGCCCGCGCACGGGCCGGGCCTCGGTCCCGGTGTCGGCGGCGCTCCGTAGACTGTCGGGCGTGAGTGACCAGCAGCCAGAGCCCTTCGACGAAACCGGCGACGAGTTCGACGCGATCGTCGACGCCGAGACCGACCGCGACCCCGATCTGGCGGTGATCGAGGCCGGCAGCCGTACGCTGCGCACCCAGGCCGGACCGCCGCAGGGCGACCAGGCGCCGAGGCGTCCCGCCGACCCGGAGGTGGACAAGGCGCTCCGCGAGGTCGAGCAGGAGCTCGCCGGCCGCTGGGGCGAGACGAAGCTGGAGCCGTCCGTCAGCCGGATCACCGCGCTGATGGACGTGCTGGGCGAGCCCCAGCGCGCGTATCCGTCGATCCACATCACGGGCACCAACGGCAAGACGTCCACGGCGCGCATGATCGAGGCGCTGCTCGGCGCCTTCGAGCTGCGCACCGGGCGGTACACCTCGCCCCACGTCCAGTCGGTCACCGAGCGGATCAGCCTGGACGGTGCCCCGATCGACCCCGAGCGCTTCATCGCCACGTACCGGGACATCAAGCCGTACGTGGACATGGTGGACGCCGCGCAGGAGTACCGTCTCTCCTTCTTCGAGGTCCTCACCGGCATGGCGTACGCCGCGTTCGCCGACGCGCCGGTGGACGTGGCGGTCGTCGAGGTCGGCATGGGCGGCAGCTGGGACGCGACGAACGTCATCGACGGTTCGGTCGCCGTGGTCACCCCGATAGACCTGGACCACACCGACCGGCTCGGTGCCACGCCGGCCGCGATCGCCGGCGAGAAGGCGGGGATCATCAAGCAGGGCGCGACGGTCATCCTGGCGCAGCAGCCCGTGGACGCCGCGCAGGTGATGCTGAAGCGGGCCGTCGAGGTGGATGCCACGGTGGCCCGTGAGGGCATGGAGTTCGGTGTCGCGTCGCGGGAGGTCGCGGTCGGCGGGCAGCTGCTGACGCTGCGCGGTCTCGGCGGCGAGTACGAGGAGATCTTCCTGCCGCTGCACGGCGCCCACCAGGCGCACAACGCGGCGGTGGCGCTGGCCGCGGTCGAGGCGTTCTTCGGCATCGGCGCGGAGCACGCGCGGACGCTGGACGCGGAGACGGTCCGGTCCGCGTTCGCCTCCGTGGTGTCGCCCGGCCGGCTCGAGGTCGTGCGCCGCAGCCCGACCGTCGTCCTGGACGCCGCGCACAACCCGGCGGGCGCGCGGGCCGCCGCCGAGGGCATCACGGAGTCGTTCGGCTTCTCGAGGCTGGTCGGCGTTGTCGGCGCGAGCGCCGACAAGGACGTCAAGGCGGTCCTGGAGGCGTTCGAGCCGATCTTCACCGAGATCGTCGTCACGCAGAACTCCAGCCACCGGGCGATGGACGCCGACGAGCTGGCGGCGATCGCCGTGGAGGTGTTCGGGGACGAGCGGGTGGTCGTGGAACCGCGGCTCGACGACGCGCTGGAAGCGGCGATCACGCTCGCCGAGGAGGAGGCGGAGTACTCGGGCGCGGGCGTCCTGGTGACCGGCTCCGTGATCACGGTCGGCGAGGCCCGGCTGCTGCTGGGAAGGGGCTGAGTCCATGCGTACGCTCTGCGCGTCCACACTGATCGGTGAGTTCTTCGTGATCGGCTTCGCCGGTCTGGTGGCGATGAAGGACCCGGATCTGTCCCTGGCCGCCGTGTGGACGGTGAGCGGCGTCGCGATGGTGCTGTCGCTGCTGCTGTGCGGCATGGTCACCCGCCCCGGCGGGGTGCAGCTCGGCTGGGCGCTGCAGATCGGCCTGATCGCGAGCGGCTTCGTGGTTCCGATGATGTTCGCCCTGGGGGCGGTCTTCGCGGGCCTGTGGTGGGCCTCGGTGCACTACGGCCGCAAGGTGGACGAGGCCAAGGCCCGCTGGGCGGAGCAGCAGGCCGGGGCGGGTGCGGCAGAGCCTGACGCTGTGTGACGGGCGCCCGAGGGGGCCCTGTAGCCTGAGGCACCAGCCAGACCGTTCATCCTCCGGACTCCTTCATCCAGGAAATCCCGGGACCCGCACTCGAAGGAGCCCCAGTG
The genomic region above belongs to Streptomyces marianii and contains:
- a CDS encoding DUF4233 domain-containing protein, with the protein product MRTLCASTLIGEFFVIGFAGLVAMKDPDLSLAAVWTVSGVAMVLSLLLCGMVTRPGGVQLGWALQIGLIASGFVVPMMFALGAVFAGLWWASVHYGRKVDEAKARWAEQQAGAGAAEPDAV
- a CDS encoding valine--tRNA ligase, coding for MTENTQQQPASTPELPTQYAPAEVEGKLYERWVERGYFEADAKSDKPPYTVVIPPPNVTGSLHLGHAFEHTLIDALTRRKRMQGFETLWQPGMDHAGIATQNVVERELAKEGKSRHDLGREAFIERVWQWKGESGGQISGQMRRLGDGVAWSRERFTMDEGLSQAVQTIFKRLYDDELIYRAERIINWCPRCLTAISDIEVEYQDDDGELVSIRYGEGDEAIVVATTRAETMLGDTAVAVHPEDERYKHLVGREIELPLTGRRIPVVADEHVDPEFGTGAVKVTPAHDPNDFEIGRRHGLPNLAVMDERAVITAHGPFQGLDRLEARSAIVAALRAEGRIVAEKRPYVHSVGHCSRCKTTIEPRLSMQWWVKVGPLAKAAGDAVRDGRVRIHPQEMEKRYFDWVDNLHDWCISRQLWWGHRIPVWYGPDGEVVCVGPDEEPPSGEGWYQETDVLDTWFSSGLWPFSTLGWPERTESLAKFYPNSVLVTGYDILFFWVARMMMFGLYAMDGTPPFHTIALHGMVRDQFGKKMSKSFGNAVNPLDWMDKYGSDALRFTLARGANPGVDVPIGEDWVQGSRNFANKIWNATRFALMNGATVEGPMPASEEMSATDRWILSRLNSVVAEVDAYYEDYQFAKLSDTLFHFAWDEVFDWYVELSKTTFMGGGEPAKVSARVLGEVLDVTLRLLHPVVPFVTETLWTTLTGGESVVVADWPGAVSVPGAEAPGGFRDAAAEREIELVQRVVTEVRRFRSDQGLQPGQKVPARLAVDGTALAPHEGAIRQLLRLQPEGDSFHATATLPVAGAEVALDLSGAIDVDAERKRLAKDLAAAEKEKAQATAKLGNEAFLAKAPDNVVDKIRGRLAKAEEDIERIGAQLANLPQG
- the folC gene encoding bifunctional tetrahydrofolate synthase/dihydrofolate synthase — protein: MSDQQPEPFDETGDEFDAIVDAETDRDPDLAVIEAGSRTLRTQAGPPQGDQAPRRPADPEVDKALREVEQELAGRWGETKLEPSVSRITALMDVLGEPQRAYPSIHITGTNGKTSTARMIEALLGAFELRTGRYTSPHVQSVTERISLDGAPIDPERFIATYRDIKPYVDMVDAAQEYRLSFFEVLTGMAYAAFADAPVDVAVVEVGMGGSWDATNVIDGSVAVVTPIDLDHTDRLGATPAAIAGEKAGIIKQGATVILAQQPVDAAQVMLKRAVEVDATVAREGMEFGVASREVAVGGQLLTLRGLGGEYEEIFLPLHGAHQAHNAAVALAAVEAFFGIGAEHARTLDAETVRSAFASVVSPGRLEVVRRSPTVVLDAAHNPAGARAAAEGITESFGFSRLVGVVGASADKDVKAVLEAFEPIFTEIVVTQNSSHRAMDADELAAIAVEVFGDERVVVEPRLDDALEAAITLAEEEAEYSGAGVLVTGSVITVGEARLLLGRG